A genome region from Alistipes dispar includes the following:
- a CDS encoding glycoside hydrolase family 97 protein, protein MMQKLLWAAFVCCTTLACTPKTEVSSPDGSIRLKFAADRKSGEMRYTVSVGDRPLFGPSLLGLEAAEADLAHDFRVDGAEYASVDEEWTQPWGENKRNRSRYNEMTVALHRGGEVRLTMRFRLFDDGLGFRYEYEVPACDSLVVTGELTEFRFAADGDTWTVPADSGVCEPLCRAMPLRDLGDADTPATFRVAGLYGSIHEAALYDYPEMTLRWCDSLAFRCDLAPLPDGTKARVAGRFVTPWRTVQLASEAVGLINSSLILNLNEPSKIGDTEWIRPMKCIGVRWPTPSESDSRTAEERYDAATEQVKRYLEFAADNRIDAVLIGRREGREVRDSARCSDCCGPYRDFDIVAIAGYARDLGIELIGCRGTDDCVSGCGRQLDSALMRYAGLGMHNLMTDFSGTLPDGCSRRSQYGVRHCRRIVEAAARHCMTVDMREPVKDCGIRRTWPNMMTRSYGCGDARCAGGPPSHGVMLPFTRLLAGPMGCASGTFDILSECARDSVRFGLRDCGEEAGMRVNSTLAGQIADWVILYSPLQMASDRIEHYEGHPAFRFFRDFDPDCDWSRALAGEPGEYVVVVRRAGDRFYFGAATNERPRTLHFELDFLEPEVTYEAAIYADAPDADWRTDPTACDVSVRYVTSADAIDVVLAPGGGQAISFLPL, encoded by the coding sequence ATGATGCAGAAACTCCTCTGGGCGGCGTTCGTCTGCTGTACGACGCTCGCCTGCACGCCGAAAACCGAGGTCTCCTCGCCCGACGGTTCGATCCGTCTGAAGTTCGCCGCGGACAGGAAGAGCGGCGAAATGCGCTATACGGTCTCGGTCGGCGACCGTCCGCTTTTCGGACCTTCGCTGCTCGGTCTGGAGGCCGCGGAGGCGGACCTCGCGCACGATTTCCGGGTGGACGGGGCCGAATACGCCTCTGTCGATGAGGAGTGGACCCAGCCGTGGGGCGAGAACAAGCGCAACCGCAGCCGCTACAACGAGATGACCGTCGCGCTGCACCGCGGCGGCGAGGTGCGCCTCACGATGCGTTTCCGCCTCTTCGACGACGGTCTGGGCTTCCGCTACGAGTACGAGGTTCCGGCGTGCGATTCGCTCGTCGTCACCGGCGAGCTGACCGAGTTCCGCTTCGCCGCGGACGGCGACACGTGGACCGTTCCCGCGGATTCGGGCGTCTGCGAGCCGCTCTGCCGTGCGATGCCTCTGCGCGACCTCGGGGACGCCGACACCCCGGCGACGTTCCGCGTCGCGGGGCTTTACGGCAGCATCCACGAAGCCGCGCTGTACGACTATCCCGAGATGACGCTCCGCTGGTGCGATTCGCTCGCCTTCCGGTGCGACCTCGCGCCGCTGCCCGACGGGACGAAGGCGCGTGTCGCGGGACGTTTCGTCACGCCGTGGCGCACCGTGCAGCTGGCTTCCGAAGCCGTGGGACTCATCAACTCCTCGCTGATCCTGAATCTGAACGAACCCTCGAAGATCGGGGACACGGAGTGGATACGGCCGATGAAGTGCATCGGTGTCCGGTGGCCGACGCCTTCGGAGTCCGACTCCCGGACGGCGGAAGAGCGGTACGATGCGGCGACCGAACAGGTCAAGCGTTACCTCGAATTCGCCGCCGACAACCGGATCGACGCCGTGCTGATCGGGCGGAGAGAAGGCCGGGAGGTGCGGGACAGCGCGCGGTGTTCCGACTGCTGCGGGCCTTACCGGGATTTCGACATCGTCGCGATCGCCGGATATGCCCGCGACCTGGGTATCGAACTGATCGGTTGCCGCGGGACGGACGACTGCGTTTCGGGATGCGGGCGGCAGCTCGATTCGGCGCTCATGCGGTACGCCGGGCTGGGCATGCACAACCTCATGACGGATTTTTCGGGGACGCTCCCCGACGGTTGCTCCCGCCGCAGCCAATACGGCGTGCGTCATTGCCGGCGGATCGTCGAGGCGGCGGCCCGGCACTGCATGACGGTCGATATGCGCGAGCCGGTCAAGGACTGCGGCATCCGCCGCACGTGGCCCAACATGATGACGCGCTCGTACGGCTGCGGGGACGCCCGGTGTGCTGGCGGTCCGCCGTCGCACGGCGTGATGCTGCCCTTCACGCGCCTGCTGGCCGGTCCGATGGGTTGTGCGTCCGGCACGTTCGATATTCTCAGCGAGTGCGCGCGCGACTCGGTGCGCTTCGGTCTCCGGGACTGCGGGGAGGAGGCCGGGATGCGCGTCAATTCGACCCTCGCCGGACAGATCGCCGACTGGGTGATTCTCTATTCGCCGTTGCAGATGGCGTCGGACAGGATCGAGCATTATGAAGGCCACCCGGCTTTCCGGTTCTTCCGCGACTTCGATCCCGACTGCGACTGGTCGCGTGCGCTGGCGGGCGAGCCGGGCGAATACGTCGTCGTCGTGCGCCGTGCCGGCGACCGGTTCTATTTCGGGGCCGCGACGAACGAGCGGCCCCGCACGCTGCATTTCGAGTTGGACTTTCTGGAGCCGGAGGTGACCTACGAGGCGGCGATTTACGCCGATGCGCCGGACGCCGACTGGCGGACCGACCCCACGGCCTGCGACGTCTCGGTACGCTACGTCACCTCGGCCGATGCGATCGACGTCGTGCTGGCGCCCGGCGGCGGACAGGCGATTTCTTTCCTGCCGCTGTGA
- a CDS encoding helix-turn-helix transcriptional regulator, giving the protein MKNRIRVERAEVRMTQQQLADAVGVSRQTVNAVETGKFVPSTLLALKIARTFRKPVEAIFALEEGE; this is encoded by the coding sequence ATGAAGAATAGAATCCGCGTGGAACGCGCCGAAGTGCGCATGACCCAGCAACAACTGGCCGATGCGGTCGGAGTCAGCCGCCAGACGGTGAATGCCGTCGAGACCGGAAAGTTCGTCCCCTCGACGCTGCTGGCGCTCAAGATCGCCCGGACCTTCCGCAAACCCGTCGAGGCGATCTTCGCCCTCGAAGAGGGAGAGTGA
- a CDS encoding PAS domain-containing protein, which translates to MTTNEWNCPWADETDCAVTVCDTEGTVLYQNARSAAVNGDVRGRSLIPCHNERSRAVIRRLLKEGGRNIYTIEKRGVRKLIYQTVWRREGRIGGLVEFSLEIPAELPHYVRG; encoded by the coding sequence ATGACGACGAACGAATGGAACTGCCCCTGGGCCGACGAGACGGACTGCGCCGTGACGGTCTGCGACACGGAGGGGACCGTGCTCTACCAGAATGCCCGCTCGGCGGCGGTGAACGGCGACGTGCGCGGCCGTTCGCTCATCCCCTGCCACAACGAACGCTCGCGCGCCGTCATCCGGCGTCTGCTCAAAGAGGGCGGGCGGAACATCTACACGATCGAGAAACGGGGCGTGCGGAAACTGATCTACCAGACCGTCTGGCGCCGCGAAGGGCGGATCGGCGGACTGGTCGAATTTTCGCTGGAAATCCCCGCCGAACTGCCCCACTATGTCCGGGGTTGA
- a CDS encoding chloride channel protein, which translates to MQIRTDRIYRMFLRLTRRLSNRQMMMLLAVAVGALAGVGTYLFEMLLYGIRNGLTHWFPVDSAHVLLLFYPAVGIILATLFVKYVVRDNISEGVTRVLYAMSSRNSRIARHNCWTSVVGGATTIGFGGSVGPEAPIVLTGAAIGSNVGRLARLNYKNTTLLLCCGAGAALAAIFKAPITGVVFVLEILMLDITAGSVIPLLIASITATTMAFMLRGFDPILAVTLAPEDAFELWQIPLFILLGVLCGLMAWYFTSMNSRVGGFFKGIDRQWKKWMWGGAILGVLIFIFPPLYGEGYEGFTALMHGNTQVLFDNSLFYRFRDIDWVVILFIIATMFFKVIAMASTNAAGGVGGTFAPSLFVGAFTGATLALVCNMLFQWDVSVVSFTLVGMAGVMSGVMNAPLTSIFLIAELSNGYGLFIPLMITACISFAVDYYLDPDSIYTKQLRQRGELLTHDKDQSVFVFLKLDELMETDFLRIKENMTLGDIVHIISTARRNIFPVIDNFGRLLGVVQLDDLREDMFKPEKYGRPISDYMIAPPDRILEHESIMSVMEKFEDKHTWMLPVVDKKNRYLGFISKSRILNAYREQLVKIQQ; encoded by the coding sequence ATGCAGATCCGTACCGACCGCATCTACCGCATGTTCCTCCGCCTGACGCGGAGGCTGTCGAACCGCCAGATGATGATGCTTCTGGCCGTGGCGGTCGGTGCGCTCGCCGGAGTGGGCACCTATCTGTTCGAAATGCTCCTCTACGGCATCCGGAACGGGCTCACGCACTGGTTTCCGGTGGACAGCGCGCACGTGCTGCTGCTATTCTACCCCGCCGTCGGCATCATTCTGGCCACGCTTTTCGTCAAATACGTCGTCCGCGACAACATCTCGGAAGGCGTCACGCGCGTGCTCTACGCCATGTCGAGCCGCAACTCGCGCATCGCACGGCACAACTGCTGGACCTCGGTCGTGGGAGGCGCCACGACGATCGGATTCGGCGGATCGGTCGGTCCCGAGGCCCCGATCGTGCTGACCGGAGCGGCCATCGGCTCGAACGTCGGACGGCTGGCCCGGCTCAACTACAAGAACACCACGCTGCTGCTCTGCTGCGGCGCGGGCGCGGCGCTGGCCGCCATCTTCAAGGCCCCGATCACGGGCGTGGTCTTCGTGCTGGAGATCCTGATGCTCGACATCACCGCCGGCTCGGTCATCCCGCTGCTCATCGCCTCGATCACCGCGACGACCATGGCCTTCATGCTGCGCGGCTTCGACCCGATTCTGGCCGTGACGCTGGCTCCGGAGGACGCCTTCGAACTGTGGCAGATTCCGCTCTTCATCCTGCTGGGCGTGCTGTGCGGCCTGATGGCATGGTACTTCACCTCGATGAACTCGCGCGTCGGCGGCTTCTTCAAAGGCATCGACAGGCAGTGGAAAAAATGGATGTGGGGCGGCGCCATTCTCGGCGTGCTCATCTTCATCTTCCCGCCCCTCTACGGCGAAGGATACGAAGGATTCACCGCCCTGATGCACGGCAATACGCAGGTGTTGTTCGACAACTCGCTCTTCTACCGCTTCCGCGACATCGACTGGGTGGTGATCCTCTTCATCATCGCCACCATGTTCTTCAAGGTGATCGCCATGGCCTCCACCAACGCCGCGGGCGGCGTGGGCGGAACCTTCGCCCCGTCGCTGTTCGTCGGCGCGTTCACCGGGGCGACGCTGGCGCTCGTCTGCAACATGCTCTTCCAATGGGACGTCTCGGTGGTCTCGTTCACGCTCGTCGGCATGGCGGGCGTCATGTCGGGGGTGATGAACGCCCCGCTCACCTCGATCTTCCTCATAGCCGAACTGTCGAACGGCTACGGACTGTTCATTCCCCTGATGATCACGGCCTGCATCTCGTTCGCCGTGGACTACTACCTCGATCCCGACTCGATCTACACCAAACAACTGCGCCAGCGGGGCGAACTGCTCACGCACGACAAGGACCAGTCGGTGTTCGTCTTCCTCAAACTCGACGAGCTGATGGAGACCGACTTCCTGCGCATCAAGGAGAACATGACGCTGGGCGACATCGTGCACATCATCTCGACGGCCCGCCGCAACATCTTTCCCGTGATCGACAACTTCGGGCGGCTGCTGGGCGTGGTGCAGCTCGACGACCTGCGCGAGGACATGTTCAAGCCCGAAAAGTACGGACGGCCGATCTCGGACTACATGATCGCCCCGCCCGACCGGATCCTCGAGCACGAGTCGATCATGAGCGTCATGGAGAAATTCGAGGACAAACACACGTGGATGTTGCCCGTGGTGGACAAGAAGAACCGCTACCTGGGCTTCATCTCCAAATCGCGCATCCTGAACGCCTACCGCGAACAACTGGTGAAAATACAGCAATGA
- the trpS gene encoding tryptophan--tRNA ligase has protein sequence MGKIILTGDRPTGRLHLGHYVGSLRRRVELQNSGEFERIFIMIADAQALTDNADNPEKVRQNIVEVALDYLSAGLDPARSTLFIQSQVPELCELAFYYMNLVTVQRLQRNPTVKAEITLRGFAEGAAEGDTTQRQGIPVGFFTYPISQASDITAFKATTVPAGEDQEPMIEQTREIVHKFNSVYGQTLVEPEILLPDNAACMRLPGTDGKAKMSKSLGNCIYLSDTAEEVRKKVMGMYTDPDHLRVEDPGKVEGNTVFTYLDAFCLPEHFGRYLPEYASLDELKAHYRRGGLGDVKVKRLLIAVLNETLDPIRARRREYENRIGEVYEILRAGSEKARATAAETLREVRRAMKIDYFDDRELIEEQARHYAAKGE, from the coding sequence ATGGGAAAAATCATTCTTACCGGCGACCGCCCCACGGGCCGGCTCCATTTGGGGCATTACGTCGGATCGCTGCGCCGCCGCGTCGAATTGCAGAACTCGGGCGAATTCGAGCGCATATTCATCATGATCGCCGACGCACAGGCGCTCACGGACAATGCGGACAATCCCGAAAAGGTGCGGCAGAATATCGTGGAGGTGGCGCTCGATTACCTCTCGGCGGGTCTCGACCCGGCGCGTTCGACGCTCTTCATCCAGTCGCAGGTCCCCGAACTGTGCGAACTGGCGTTCTACTACATGAATCTGGTGACGGTGCAGCGCCTTCAGCGCAATCCGACCGTAAAGGCCGAAATCACGCTCCGCGGCTTCGCCGAAGGGGCGGCCGAGGGCGACACGACGCAGCGGCAGGGCATTCCCGTGGGATTCTTCACCTACCCCATCAGCCAGGCGTCGGACATCACGGCCTTCAAGGCCACGACCGTTCCGGCGGGCGAAGACCAGGAACCGATGATCGAACAGACGCGCGAGATCGTCCACAAGTTCAACTCCGTCTATGGCCAGACACTCGTCGAACCGGAGATCCTGCTGCCCGACAACGCCGCCTGCATGCGCCTGCCGGGAACCGACGGCAAGGCCAAGATGTCCAAGTCGCTGGGCAACTGCATCTACCTTTCGGACACGGCCGAGGAGGTCAGGAAGAAGGTCATGGGCATGTACACCGACCCCGACCACCTGCGCGTGGAGGACCCGGGCAAGGTCGAGGGCAACACGGTCTTCACCTACCTCGACGCCTTCTGCCTCCCGGAGCATTTCGGACGCTACCTGCCCGAATACGCCTCGCTCGACGAGCTGAAGGCCCACTACCGCCGCGGCGGACTGGGCGACGTGAAGGTGAAACGGCTGCTCATCGCCGTACTGAACGAGACGCTCGACCCAATCCGCGCCCGCCGCAGGGAGTACGAGAACCGCATCGGCGAAGTGTACGAAATCCTCCGCGCCGGCTCCGAAAAGGCCCGCGCGACGGCCGCCGAGACGCTCCGCGAAGTGCGCCGCGCCATGAAGATCGACTACTTCGACGACCGGGAGCTGATCGAGGAGCAGGCCCGGCACTACGCCGCGAAGGGCGAATAG
- a CDS encoding hydrogen peroxide-inducible genes activator, whose translation MTIIQLEYLLAVANCGSFSQAAEHCFVTQPSLSMQVKALEEELGVVLLDRSKKPVIPTEAGEVVIGKARETLKAYNCIREAVSELKGETAGKLRLGVIPTIAPYLLHKFIPAFVRDYPKVELEISEMITSDIVEALKRDRIDAALVASGTCGEGITEQELFSDRFYAYVSPENPLFERSNIRIEDIDLKDLVILSPGNCMRDQIIELCQARRSMPSHYTFESGSLDTLMRIVDCTSCLTIVPEMAVEYIPADRRDRLKTIAKGATSRKIAVAVRRTYVKNSIIRALTDTILANVPAARA comes from the coding sequence ATGACTATAATCCAACTCGAATACCTGCTGGCGGTGGCCAACTGCGGCAGTTTTTCCCAGGCTGCCGAGCACTGCTTCGTGACGCAGCCCTCGCTGAGCATGCAGGTCAAGGCCCTCGAAGAGGAGCTGGGCGTGGTGCTGCTCGACCGTTCGAAGAAGCCCGTCATTCCGACCGAGGCGGGCGAGGTCGTGATCGGGAAGGCCCGCGAGACGCTCAAGGCCTACAACTGCATCCGCGAGGCGGTTTCGGAGCTGAAGGGCGAGACGGCGGGCAAGCTGCGGCTGGGGGTCATTCCGACCATCGCGCCCTACCTGCTGCACAAGTTCATCCCCGCCTTCGTGCGCGACTACCCGAAGGTCGAGCTGGAAATCTCGGAGATGATTACCTCCGACATCGTCGAGGCCCTCAAGCGCGACCGGATCGACGCCGCGCTGGTGGCCAGCGGGACCTGCGGCGAGGGGATCACCGAGCAGGAGCTTTTCAGCGACCGCTTCTATGCCTACGTGTCGCCCGAGAACCCGCTTTTCGAGCGGTCGAACATCCGCATCGAGGACATCGACCTGAAGGATCTGGTGATTCTGAGTCCCGGAAACTGTATGCGCGACCAGATCATCGAGCTGTGCCAGGCCCGCCGTTCGATGCCTTCGCACTACACCTTCGAGTCGGGGTCGCTCGATACGCTCATGCGCATCGTGGACTGCACCTCGTGTCTGACGATCGTTCCGGAGATGGCCGTGGAGTACATCCCCGCCGATCGCCGCGACCGGCTGAAGACCATCGCCAAGGGGGCCACTTCGCGCAAGATCGCCGTCGCCGTGCGGCGCACCTATGTCAAGAATTCGATCATCAGGGCCCTGACGGACACGATTCTGGCGAACGTCCCGGCGGCCCGGGCCTGA
- the rsfS gene encoding ribosome silencing factor: MDKLIETIVSAIEDKKGKNIVSLDLSGFDGAICSHFVVCNADSTTQVAAIAGGIEEKVLETLGEKVWRVEGQQNALWIAMDYVDVVVHIFQTDLRGFYKLEELWADAPMVKYEYEA; this comes from the coding sequence ATGGATAAACTGATCGAAACGATCGTCAGCGCGATTGAAGATAAAAAAGGTAAGAATATTGTATCGCTGGACCTCTCGGGGTTCGACGGGGCGATCTGCTCGCATTTCGTCGTCTGCAACGCCGATTCCACCACGCAGGTGGCGGCCATCGCCGGCGGCATCGAGGAGAAGGTGCTCGAAACGCTGGGCGAGAAGGTGTGGCGCGTCGAGGGACAGCAGAACGCCCTCTGGATCGCCATGGACTATGTGGACGTGGTGGTACACATTTTCCAGACCGATCTGCGCGGTTTCTACAAGCTCGAGGAGCTGTGGGCCGATGCGCCGATGGTGAAGTACGAATACGAAGCGTGA
- the ftsH gene encoding ATP-dependent zinc metalloprotease FtsH — protein sequence MAQQRKNNNRMNMPRPSYFWLYGLAAVFIIGWAVMGGGNDAPQPSDWTSVERMVEQGEVERIQVVNRDQAQVFLRKEAIGKYRNDAENRQYARIPENGAQLFFTIGSVDSFREDLSAAEQRSGHTVPVVYKNEKNDWTSLLINLLPWVVIIGAWFFIMRSMSRGAGAGGGGGIMNVGKAKAQVFDKDNSRRVTFKDVAGLEEAKVEIMEIVDFLKKADKYKELGAKIPKGALLVGPPGTGKTLLAKAVAGEANVPFLSISGSDFVEMFVGVGASRVRDLFEQAKQKAPCIVFIDEIDAIGRARGKNAGFSGNDERENTLNQLLTEMDGFQTNTGVIVLAATNRADILDKALMRAGRFDRQIEVGLPDVKEREEIFEVHLRPLKLDPDLDRSFLARQTPGFSGADIANVCNEAALIAARHNKKFIAKEDFLAAIDRIVGGLERKNKIITDEEKRVIAYHEAGHATVSWILENASPLIKVTIIPRGKALGAAWYLPEERQITTREQLMDELAATLGGRVSEQLTFGEVSTGALNDLERVTKQAYAMVAYYGMSENVGTLSYYDSTGQSDMAFTKPYSELTAQQIDAEARRVIEQAYAMAEKVLREHADGVKELAELLLSREVVFTEDVERIFGKRKKDIERERREAEAKAAAERNAAGNVPQPAAEETSGAAVPGTGSAVSEPAGPAASGAASEKVSETAASGKSGGK from the coding sequence ATGGCACAACAACGGAAGAACAACAATAGAATGAACATGCCGCGGCCCTCCTATTTCTGGCTTTACGGACTGGCCGCCGTTTTTATCATCGGCTGGGCCGTCATGGGGGGCGGGAACGACGCCCCGCAGCCCAGCGACTGGACCTCTGTCGAACGGATGGTCGAGCAGGGCGAGGTGGAGCGCATTCAGGTCGTGAACCGCGACCAGGCGCAGGTCTTTCTCCGAAAGGAGGCGATCGGGAAGTACCGCAACGACGCGGAGAACAGGCAGTACGCACGGATTCCCGAGAACGGTGCGCAGTTGTTCTTCACCATCGGGTCCGTCGATTCGTTCCGCGAGGACCTGAGCGCCGCCGAGCAGCGCTCAGGCCATACGGTCCCCGTCGTCTATAAGAACGAGAAGAACGACTGGACGTCGCTGCTCATCAACCTGCTGCCGTGGGTGGTCATCATCGGCGCGTGGTTCTTCATCATGCGCTCCATGTCGCGCGGAGCGGGCGCCGGGGGCGGCGGAGGCATCATGAACGTCGGCAAGGCCAAGGCGCAGGTATTCGACAAGGACAACTCCCGGCGCGTGACCTTCAAGGACGTCGCCGGACTGGAGGAGGCCAAGGTCGAGATCATGGAGATCGTCGATTTCCTCAAGAAGGCCGACAAGTACAAGGAGCTGGGTGCGAAGATACCGAAAGGCGCGCTGCTCGTGGGCCCTCCGGGAACGGGCAAGACGCTGCTGGCCAAAGCCGTGGCCGGCGAGGCCAACGTGCCGTTCCTCTCGATTTCGGGTTCGGATTTCGTGGAGATGTTCGTCGGTGTGGGCGCGTCGCGCGTGAGGGACCTTTTCGAGCAGGCCAAGCAGAAGGCGCCGTGCATCGTCTTCATCGACGAGATCGACGCCATCGGCCGCGCCCGCGGCAAGAACGCCGGATTCTCCGGCAACGACGAGCGCGAGAACACGCTCAACCAGTTGCTGACCGAGATGGACGGCTTCCAGACCAATACGGGCGTCATCGTCCTCGCGGCCACGAACCGCGCCGACATTCTGGACAAGGCGCTCATGCGTGCCGGCCGTTTCGACCGTCAGATCGAAGTCGGGCTTCCCGACGTCAAGGAGCGCGAGGAGATTTTCGAGGTGCACCTGCGGCCGCTCAAGCTCGATCCGGACCTCGACCGTTCGTTCCTGGCGCGCCAGACTCCCGGCTTCTCGGGCGCCGACATCGCCAACGTCTGCAACGAGGCGGCGCTCATCGCCGCGCGGCATAACAAGAAATTCATCGCCAAGGAGGATTTCCTGGCCGCCATCGACCGCATCGTGGGCGGTCTGGAGCGCAAGAACAAGATCATCACCGACGAGGAGAAGCGCGTGATCGCCTACCACGAGGCGGGACACGCCACCGTGAGCTGGATTCTCGAGAACGCCAGCCCGCTGATCAAGGTGACGATCATCCCGCGCGGCAAGGCCCTCGGGGCGGCGTGGTATCTGCCCGAGGAGCGGCAGATCACCACGCGCGAGCAGCTCATGGACGAACTGGCCGCCACGCTCGGCGGCCGCGTGTCGGAGCAGCTCACCTTCGGCGAGGTCTCGACCGGGGCGCTGAACGATCTGGAGCGCGTCACCAAGCAGGCTTACGCCATGGTGGCCTACTACGGCATGAGCGAGAACGTGGGCACGCTCTCCTATTACGATTCGACGGGGCAGAGCGACATGGCCTTCACCAAACCCTATTCGGAACTGACGGCCCAGCAGATCGACGCCGAGGCCAGGCGCGTGATCGAACAGGCCTATGCCATGGCCGAGAAGGTGCTGCGGGAACACGCCGACGGCGTGAAGGAGCTGGCCGAACTGCTCCTTTCGCGCGAGGTGGTCTTCACCGAGGACGTCGAGCGCATCTTCGGCAAACGCAAGAAGGACATCGAGCGGGAGCGCCGCGAAGCCGAGGCGAAGGCCGCGGCGGAACGCAATGCCGCCGGGAATGTTCCGCAGCCGGCCGCGGAGGAGACGTCAGGCGCTGCGGTCCCGGGAACTGGATCCGCGGTTTCGGAACCGGCCGGTCCGGCGGCGTCCGGAGCCGCTTCGGAGAAGGTGTCCGAAACCGCCGCCTCGGGGAAATCCGGCGGGAAATAG
- a CDS encoding phosphatidate cytidylyltransferase — translation MSDKMKNLGVRTLSGIVLGAVVLGAVIWSVWSFGALLALLLVAGMAEFYGLAEKRGGAPQRVIGTVTGLALFALNFYFAWCIAFGRGYVVLGDSPWLEWGLAFVLLLLPVTLVCELFRGRENPAADIGVTLLGVVYVALPFSLMCYIPVLAGEGWCPRPVLFYIFIVWANDVFAYLVGMTCGRHRLCERLSPKKSWEGFFGGLAGAVALGLAAAHVSGGGYAAWVGLALVAASTAVLGDLAESMFKRAADVKDSGRLIPGHGGVLDRFDAMLLSAPFVLVYMLIVM, via the coding sequence ATGAGTGACAAGATGAAGAACCTCGGAGTGCGCACGTTGAGCGGTATCGTGCTCGGCGCGGTGGTGCTCGGCGCGGTGATCTGGTCGGTGTGGAGTTTCGGCGCGTTGCTGGCACTGCTGCTCGTGGCCGGCATGGCGGAGTTTTACGGTTTGGCCGAAAAGCGGGGCGGAGCGCCCCAGCGCGTGATCGGTACGGTCACGGGACTCGCGCTCTTCGCGCTCAATTTCTATTTCGCCTGGTGCATCGCCTTCGGGCGGGGCTATGTCGTGCTCGGCGACAGCCCGTGGCTGGAGTGGGGCCTCGCGTTCGTGCTCCTGCTGCTGCCCGTGACGCTCGTCTGCGAACTGTTCCGCGGGCGGGAGAATCCGGCCGCCGACATTGGCGTGACGCTGCTGGGCGTCGTCTATGTGGCGTTGCCCTTCTCGCTGATGTGCTATATTCCGGTGCTGGCAGGCGAGGGGTGGTGTCCCCGGCCCGTGCTCTTCTACATTTTCATCGTCTGGGCCAACGACGTCTTCGCCTACCTGGTGGGGATGACCTGCGGGCGGCACCGCCTCTGCGAACGCCTTTCGCCCAAGAAGTCGTGGGAAGGGTTCTTCGGCGGACTGGCCGGGGCCGTCGCGCTGGGACTCGCCGCGGCGCACGTGTCGGGCGGCGGCTACGCCGCCTGGGTCGGGCTGGCGCTCGTCGCCGCCTCGACGGCCGTGTTGGGCGATCTGGCCGAGTCGATGTTCAAGCGGGCCGCGGACGTCAAGGATTCGGGACGGCTCATTCCCGGCCACGGCGGCGTGCTGGACCGTTTCGACGCCATGCTGCTTTCGGCGCCTTTCGTGCTGGTGTATATGCTTATCGTAATGTAA
- a CDS encoding phosphatidylserine decarboxylase family protein gives MRINKEGYKIIGISGVVCVLIWWLFYHLLESDASEVLLWVGTAFLLLFWFFIVAFFREPRRVRIHDADLVFAPCDGRVVVTENVRETEYLGREMLQISIFMSITNIHMNWVPVGGEVEYFKYHPGRFLVAWHPKSSTENERTTTVVRMPSGQQVLFRQIAGLIARRIISYMKVGHAVEQNSVCGFIKFGSRVDVLVPKDSELLVEIGDPVVGSQTPIARLRKQPAE, from the coding sequence ATGAGAATAAATAAGGAAGGCTACAAAATCATCGGAATCTCGGGCGTCGTGTGCGTGCTGATCTGGTGGCTCTTTTACCATTTGCTCGAGAGCGATGCGAGCGAAGTGCTCCTGTGGGTCGGCACGGCGTTCCTGCTGCTCTTCTGGTTCTTCATCGTGGCGTTCTTCCGCGAGCCGCGGCGCGTGCGCATCCACGATGCCGACCTGGTCTTCGCCCCCTGCGACGGCCGCGTAGTCGTCACGGAGAACGTGCGGGAGACCGAGTATCTGGGCCGCGAGATGTTGCAGATTTCGATTTTCATGTCCATCACCAATATCCACATGAACTGGGTTCCCGTAGGCGGCGAGGTGGAGTACTTCAAGTACCATCCGGGCCGGTTTCTGGTGGCGTGGCATCCCAAATCCTCCACCGAGAACGAGCGCACGACGACCGTGGTGCGGATGCCTTCGGGCCAGCAGGTGCTTTTCCGGCAGATCGCCGGACTGATCGCGCGCCGGATCATCTCCTATATGAAGGTGGGCCATGCCGTCGAACAGAACAGCGTCTGCGGTTTCATCAAGTTCGGTTCGCGCGTCGATGTGCTCGTGCCGAAAGACAGCGAACTGCTCGTCGAGATCGGCGATCCCGTCGTCGGCTCGCAGACGCCCATCGCGCGTCTGCGCAAGCAGCCGGCCGAATAA